One window of Cyanobacteriota bacterium genomic DNA carries:
- a CDS encoding (2Fe-2S) ferredoxin domain-containing protein: MALSTEEPLGHGEFCCQGEIVDLVCKDHGRLKYLHLITESGLQVFKVSKYALIAPAMALVRGDRIQVTGWQTYNPKEGTVKRKVFQVTRFVDGHATASHEPENLKAVATAEPPAKPQRAKLPTILLCQKCLKKRGGGIDQALELALREHGLGDRVTVKYTGCMNQCKTGPHVVFMPDKAHYQRCAATMATMLVEQHILPHVQ, translated from the coding sequence ATGGCTCTGTCAACGGAGGAGCCTCTTGGTCACGGGGAATTTTGTTGCCAAGGTGAAATCGTAGACCTGGTTTGCAAAGATCACGGACGATTAAAGTACCTGCACTTGATTACAGAGAGTGGCTTGCAGGTGTTCAAAGTTTCTAAATATGCACTGATAGCACCAGCAATGGCGCTAGTACGGGGCGATCGGATCCAGGTTACGGGATGGCAAACCTATAATCCCAAAGAGGGCACTGTTAAGCGCAAAGTCTTCCAAGTGACTCGATTTGTGGATGGCCACGCAACAGCTAGCCATGAGCCAGAGAACCTGAAGGCTGTTGCTACGGCTGAGCCACCAGCAAAACCCCAACGAGCTAAATTGCCTACTATCCTGCTGTGTCAAAAGTGCCTGAAAAAGCGGGGGGGCGGCATCGATCAAGCCTTGGAGCTGGCATTGCGGGAACATGGTCTAGGCGATCGGGTCACGGTCAAGTACACAGGCTGCATGAACCAGTGTAAAACTGGCCCCCACGTTGTGTTTATGCCAGATAAAGCCCACTATCAACGCTGTGCCGCCACCATGGCAACGATGCTTGTGGAGCAGCACATTTTGCCCCACGTACAATAG
- a CDS encoding cytochrome B6, which yields MGEIFTTAFLAFSLILVGLGLGFLLLKIQGAEE from the coding sequence ATGGGTGAGATTTTTACAACTGCATTTTTGGCCTTCAGCCTGATTTTGGTAGGGTTGGGGCTAGGCTTTTTGCTATTGAAGATTCAAGGCGCAGAAGAATAG